The window AGCAGCAGAATGGTAGCATTTATTTATGGTTGGTAGTCCCATAACACAGAGAAGCCGTAGCTGTGAATTAGGGCCTGCATTTTGCTAGGTGCTGTATAAATACAGAAGCTCCCTCACTCCAAGAAAACAAGTCATTTTGCCAGAGGCCACCTAAACATAATTGCACTGTACACTTCCTGAGCTGTGCAGAAGAAATACAGCTGTGTTTTCAGTAGAATACAATTTACATGCTGGAGCCCAGATTCCTGTGTAATTCAATGGGCTTTGGTCTATGCTGATGATCCCAACGTGCACTGAGCAGCCCACAGGACTGCTTTGTGGGACAGCATGTTTCCTTTAGGGGCATTTTCTTAGAAGAGATAGGACTAGCAAAAAATTTTCCCTCTCTGGCATTCCCTCAGATAGGACAGTGGGGAAGTTTGCTCATCCTGGGGCAGCAGAGAAACAGAGTTATCAATCTGCCAGATCGGTTTGTCCACAAGGATATATCTCCCTCCCCAGTAGCAGAGCAGACATTTCTTGTAGGGAATACCCAGATCCTCGCTCGTGCCATATGAGCAGCCACAGAAATGTCTTGCAAGGCATTGGCACAGCTTCAGGCAGGAATGGAGATATGTAAGCTGTACCTTAAAGCCTGCAAAACAATGAATACATATGAAAAAATAcacctgctctcttttgtaaaaAGACATAGAAAAGAAAGTGTAGACGGAGCAAAGACTTTAGCTGTGTGCTCTGAAAATGTTCTGGGCAGATTCAGTGAGCCAGCCATGAAAGGCATCAACTAAAGCTAATTAATTAGCTAAAAGCACTTTGAATATTAACAGGTTACTTCTACTTGATAATGGCACTGCTTTTTGTTACTGCTCAGAGCAGCAAATTCTCCGGGCTTACGATGCATTACCTGGCTTTTCCCAAGCCCCTGCCCTGGGACATATGTTGCCCCCTGGGATGCTAAGCATCCTTTCTGTGGGAGAATCCACGTTGTGCAAGACATCCTCATGTCACATGGGCAGCTTTGGTTCAGGTTTGGGTCCTTTCTTGGGGCTTGTTGAATAGCCACTGGGCTTTTGACTGTTTTTGAACGCATGGCCCAAAGGAACAGAGAATAAAGGGAGAAATGAGAGCAGCAGGTGAACCTGGATGGCTTTTTGGAGTCACTGGTAGAGAAAGACCAAGAGATGGAAGAGGCAGAAATTTGTTGGAACAGGGATAACACTGCACCTGCAACGCCATCATCTGGGGAGAACTCAGTTTTGGAGCTACcggatagaaggaaaaaaaaagatttggtgaAAAACAGGGTGAAGGAGCAGAGGAAAGTGGGAAGCTGAACTCAGTATACaaattaaatgttcttttttacATCTTCATATATACAAACTAAAGAAAACTGAGGCATTTTTGCACCCAGCATTGTTGCATTTAGTAAGATTTCTTATGGGCTTGGCTAGCAGTAGCTAGGGATGGTGCTTGAGACTGGAGCCCCTGTGTGAAATCCCTGAACAGTGATGAGAGAGTCCCTGCCCAAAGTGTCTGCAGTCCCAAAAGCAATGAGAGGGGGAGCAGATTATCCTGAATGGGAGCTGAAGTGATTTTCTGGGTCGTGGGGAGAAATCTCACTTTTTACCACCGCAGCAATGCTGAAGAGGTTCATTGTGGGGAGATCAGATAGACCTCCTGGTCCCTCTGGGCCCTGTAGGCCTGTTGTTTGCTACCGAGCTCCCTGGGCAGacagcagaggctgctggggATGGGCGCTGAGGTCAGGGGTGTGCTTAAGTGACCTGCTCTGCCACTTCTCAGCGGGATGTCACTGtcccttcacagaatcacagaatggttgagtttggaagggacctctggagatcatctagtccaactcccctgctcaagcagggtcacctagagcacgttgcccaggattgcatccaggcatgttttgaatatccccaaggaaggagactccacaacctctctgggcaacctgttccagtgctctgtcaccctcacagtgaagaagtttttcctcgtgttcagatggaagtgtctgtgtttcagtttgtgcccgttgcctcgcgtcctgtcgctgggcaccactgaaaagagtctggtcccatcctctcgacaccctcccttcagatacttgtacacattgataagatctcctctcagccttctcttctccaagctaaacaggcccagctctctcagcctttcctcataagagagatgctccagtcccctaatcatctttgtggcccttcgctggacttgctccggtagtgccacatccctcttgtactggggagcccagaactggacacagtactccagatgtggcctcagcagggctgagtagagggggaggatcacctccctcgacctgctggcaacactcttcctgatgcgccccaggataccattggccttcttggccacaagggcacattgcttgAGTAGATGGTGTGCACCTTGTGAGTCATCCCTGTGTTTTGCACTGTGACAGGCAACCCATACGCTCCAttagttcttctcagctgagtggTGAGAACATCTTAAATCAGTTGGTTTCCTGCAAGAGTCTGACCTTGAAGGTGTGTGTAACAGCACCGTGCCGCTCAGCCTGGTTCCCCTGGTGTAGCCACACACTGGCATTATTGCAGGCTGCAGTGCATTGGGGAGGAACAGGAGGAACGGGTGCAAGCAGGGCTAACCCGTTAAAAAATCAGCATCATTTTAATCACAAATGTTTAAAACCACTCCTCACTTACACCAGTTTTTGGGGCAGACTTGGTCAAATCCTCTGTCACTTACTAGTCAGCCTCTCTTCATAGCCAGTGCAGCTCCTCTGGAGGACATGCTGGTCTCTCTGAACTCTTCCCCCCAAATGAACTTCAGCCACTGGTCCTGTTCCAGAGTTTAGTCTGTAAAAATCCAGGCCAAATCCAGTTCCTTGTCTCTCACAGGCTGGGTGGGTTAGGGGAGCTTTCCAGAAGTCTGATATATTGCCAGAGACTATGGACAGCAAATGGGATCCAGATGTGTCCTTCAGCACGAGGCTTTTCTTTCAGAAGGAATTTTCCCAGATCATTCCCCAGATTTTGCTGATGGGGTTTCTTGTATGACGTACGGCAGCTTGGCTTCCCTCCATGTCCTGGCCATCGGCATCGGTTTCCTGGGGGGAAGGTACGGCCAAAACCCTGACCAACGTGGCGGTGCTTTGCCGTCGCAGCAGCCTTCCCCTCCTCAGACCAACCTGTCTCCTGGACATCACCTGTGCTTGGGGAGTGAGGGTTGATCCCCTCGGCACCCAGAGCTGCCCAGGACCCCCCAGCCACCCGCCTCACTTCTTCCTCAAGAGTCACTGGCAAATGGCTCGCTGAGGGCAGAGGAACGCTGCCAGCCTCAGCTGCCAGTCTGCACCTCGTTCTCCTTGGCTTCAGCAGGGGACCCTGCTCTGTCCCCAAAATCCCTTGCTGAGGAAGGGTGCtaacagggagagagaaagacccTATCTCTTTGGACATTGGCCCCACGTCACCCCACCGCCCCGAAAAGGCAAAGTGAGCTGGaggcctctcctcctcctgatcGGATGGGTTGAGGACCTGAAAACAGCCCCCTCCTCGCATGGGTGTGCCATGCTGTTGGGTTGAGTCCCAAAACTTCTCTAATGTACCCTCCTGGCTGGCTGGGTTGGCTCAGCACAGCCACTCCCCTGAGTCCATTTTTTAGGCACTCCATTCTCTCATACATCTAACACTTAACTTGGGTCATTAAGACAACAGGGCACTTAAGTCCTGCTATATTTACCTAAAAAAATGTACTTTTCAAagcatacagaaagcagagaatgGAGCTGAGGACTGAACTTGGGTTTCTTATAGCCTCCCTACCATACACCAGAAATTATTATGAAATGTTTATTGATTGTAATGAAGCTAAAGCAGTAGCCCACATGGCTCAACATTTCAGATCTTTTGCCTCAATATTTTTCCAATTACCAAGATGTATTTTTTCTTCCAGGAAGACATTTGGCAGCAGAATTAAACAAATCCTAAGGGCTGTTAAAACTTAGACGCATCTTTGAGAGATCAGTGATCCACAAGAAAAACTTCTGTCTTTACAAATGCTCAAAAGTGCATTCGGTTACTGCATTCTGCTTTTGCATTGAGACTTCCAGACATCTTCCAGCAAGATCACTAGGTGGGTTGCAGGTAACCTAATATCAGTGGTGTATCATCTTGTATGTTATTCAGTGAGTTCAGATTTTCATACATTAGCGCAATAAGAAAATTCAGCAGAGAATTCACTTGAATAAAAATATATGCCTGGGACTACAATGCTGGGGAATTTAAATCAAAATCGCTTTCAATAAATGCAATCCATTAAGAGTCTCTTGACTGTCTATTTgaatatttcaatttaaaatactACTTAGAAAGAGTAAATAAAATATCCTTCAGTTCTTCAGATTCAATTTATCCTCAGTTACAACCCATTGAGAGTTACCCCAAGGGTGAATTGCCCTGTATCTCATTTCTGCCCTAAAGTGCTTTCATTACAGTCTGAGTCATCCAAAGCTCCCAAGCTGAATtaatttctgctgctttctgaatCTCATAGTTGATATCCCACAGACAAAGCCATGTCTGTGATTCAGAAAAGTGCTGATTAATACCAAACAGGAATAAGCCAGACACTGCTATTTGTTCCTGGCTGTTCCCAGTCAGCTCACTGGAGTCAACGTGGCTTTCTGAAGGTCATGAAAGCTGCCAGGTGGCAATAGGGAAAGCCAGAAGCTGGGTGGAAGAGACATGGAAGCTGTGTGAGGAACTTGTGGAGGGTCCTGCCCTCATCtctcccactgaggcagaagccAGCTGCAGCCAGCTCCAGCTGTTGCTACTTAGCACACACCAGCACAGCAGGCCTCGCTGGCCTGCAATATGCACTCTCTAACGTGTCTAAACAGGCAGCAGTAAGTACTTCTACCGCAGCTATGTCCCCAGCAAGCCTGGCTAGCGCTCCTTTGCTCGTGCACAAGGCTATAGCCTGTTACCCATCTTCATCCCCAACTGAGGGCTCCCTGGGGTTTAGCCCCCAGATTGTTCAGCCTGTCCTTGTCCTGCAGGGAAGGTCGTCTCTCAGctttttgcttttgtctgctgGCGTAGCACTGAACACAGTTAGGATGGAGGAGACAAAGATCCTGTCTCTTAACTGCTCTTCAGCCCTTGCTACAGCAGTGGCAGGAGCTGTAGACTGGGGAGGGCAAGCTAAGGGATGTCCTAGCCCATCTCCagcctgggcttctctttccCCAGTGGAGAtcagagcagcagccctgccctaTGAAGGCAGAAGGCTGCTTTGAAACTCTCAGCAGCCCTAGCTTGGCTAtgcgggggctgcagggggcccctgGCACTCATCTCAGGTAGGGATGGTTGCTAGAGCCTCACATACAGAGGCAACCACAGAGATCATCTGTAGGGGGGAGCTCTGCCTTGGGACTTCTCACATCCTCCACATGTTGGCAAGGTATTGAGGAGCTACACACACCAGTAGTGACGCCTGAGGCAGCTggatttttcagcatttttgacTACTCTGCTCTCAACTGCTTTTTCAGTGCCAGGCAGAAGCACTGTCCCAGCCCGTGAAGCAGAAGAAGCCCTGGTGGGCACACAGCAGAGACCCCAGTGAGCTCTGAACTCGCAGTCTCCAAACGTGCAGATCCTCCTGCAATTTCAGCGAGGCCAGGAGGCATTTCAGCTGTAGCAAGCAGTGCAAGCCTGGTTGTGTTTGTGCTTTGTAACCATAAAGCTGCGTGTTCCCTATGGCAGGGCCCTCTTACGAGCGGTGGAGTGGTTCTCCTGGTGTGCTTTGATGCACAGTCAGATGGTGCAATCAAGTTAATTAACAGCACCAAACCCAGTTTGCCAAGAACCTATTGATTTTCCAGAAGGGTAACAAATTTTCTCCGTACGTACCAGCACTGAGTCTGAAGTAATTTGcgataagcatgagagaaatcAGCTTTCAGTGTGATTTAGGGAGGGTAGTGTTGCATCCAGACACATGCCAATATGATCTTTCTTGAGAACCATTACATGGTGCCTTAGTGATTAATTagaaataaataacatttatctTTAACATTAATTTGTAACTGAGTTAGGACAGCAGGCTGAATGCCAGGATCCGGTCCTGTATTAGGTGGAAGGTTTCCTCACAAGTCACAGTGTTTAAGGGATTAACCCTGGGCTCTTTCTCTCGCCAGGGATCTTTAAGATTGGGTGCCTAAATGTGTAGAAAGCAACTGTGATGCTGGCGCTGTATTAGCTTTTTCTCAACAGATCGAGAGTTTGGGAGGATCTCTGGCTAGGGAAATTTACCCTATGACCTGCTTTTATCTTAAAGCATTTGCTTTGTGGAAGCCAGCAGTAAGGAACTGAAACCCTGTCACTGCTGGGAGCTCCTCCTCCTTGCCTGGAGTGGCTCTGCCCCTTGTGCTACGTGCTGTACAAACACGTAAGCAAAGGATGACCCTGAGTTTGCCATCTCACCTCTTGATTGCCTTGGAAATCTTCACAGAAATATGCCAGCAAAGCCTAAAATGTGTTACCATGAGATTCTTTCATATCTGTCCTGCTATCCTCCTGCACACAACTATTTAATGGTGGACAGAGAGCCTTCCAAAAGATGTGTTTTAAATTAGCTCTCTTTTCTACATCTGGCTACTGATTAATATTTATTTAGACTTTTCCTGCCAAAGGCCTGAAACACAGCCACATTTCATTTTCCTCCAGGGATAAGTGGTGGCAAACAATGGTCACTGATGGACAGTGCttgaggacaagggcagcagcaggtaaaCCTGAAAGTATTTTCTAATGGCTGTAAGGACTTGTGAGTACAGGATCATCCCTGCAAACAGCAAAGGTCACAGAGACACAGTGGCAGTCAAGGGAGCCCCAATAACCCAGTCTGAGAAACAAGCCCATGACCCGGCCCTAGCCcctccagggctgtcccaggagatccagCAGCTCCATGGTCCAGGTGTGAAGCCTAGCAAGATGCGTCAACAAGAGAGGCTGCTACAGCCCAAGTGGTGTTACTGCCCAGGGGTATGGGACACATTATAGGGTGCAGGGAAAGAGCATCTTGGAATTGTACAAGACTTATTATCCAGTGTTTAGGGGAGGAACCAAAGGGAAAAGGAGGGATCAAAGTGGTCtggggaggaacaagcatgggaaaatagAGGGAGATGGGGATAAGAGAGGCCAGTTGTGTGTAAACAGGTGGCTGGTCACTACGCTTGTAtggccatgccctgcacctgGTCACTGCCGTCTATGCTCCCTTCTTATTCTGCTCCATTTCTAcctattttcctgggtgagggactctgtgggggggtgtgtgtgtggaggtctAAGTTCTGGCATCTGGAGGGACTGGAGCACATGCATATTGTGTGCGTTTGTGCCAGTGTATAATCACTAGTGAACATCCAGCTGGACTAACCGGCAAGTAGGATAAGAGGCTTGGGAGCCAGGGATTGAAGCAGCCTGTATGTGTGTGCCTGTTGGGAATACAcgctcagcctcactactggcaggacctggggacatggagctgcagcagcctcacctctATCAGGCTGCCAGCTTCAGCAGCCCCTGACAGTGATATGTTCACTTGGGCTAGTGGCTAGGTTTGAACCAAGGATAACCTCAACAAAGGCAATTTGCCCTTACTGTCTAGGCAAAAGgattaaaagagaaaagattgctCTTTTTAATGCCTTTTAGCTTGAAAACTCCCCTTCAAACTAAGCTGAATGATGGTTGGCAGCTAAATCCCCCTCAACATCTAGGCACCTCCACCTTGTGATGCTGCTTGGGTCAGACACACCTGAGCTGACGAAGTTGTTCCTGATGGCATTGAGCTGCTCAAAAAACAATCCTTGGCGTGATTCATGAATGAGATGTTCCTCCCCTAAACAGGCAGAGCCTGAGAGGTGTGCTGAGACATTCCCCCAGGACAAGTCTCACTCAGACACAGGAGGCAGCTGGTGTAAAGTATGTGTTTGGGGATTGCATGTTCACTCTCAGCTCCAAAGCAGAGTAAGGACTTCAGAACATCTTGACCACTGAGTCCTGTCTCCATCTCTTACCATAGTGAAATGCCCAGTTGAGCAGATAGAGCACATACGGACGTGGCAGGCTGGAGAACAGCTGGACTGAAAAGCCCATCAGATCCTAGGTGTGAGCAAGAGatacaaatacatcagcagtatcAAGGTAGTTTCAGTGATGCATGTGTCCACTAGCAGAAATGAAGCTGGATACAGAGGGTTTCAAGGCTTTAGGACACGTAAAACTtagatttggaaaataaaattctaGTCCTTCTGCTCTTTCATATCCTACTCTGAGCTGCCATGGAGGAATAACATGTTACTTCCATCAAAACACAGTAATAAATTATAGGCTCTTGTATCAGTTGTCATTCTGTGAGTGATTGCTGAGATACACTCTAAGCTGATGAATTATTTAAATCAGATGCAGTacattttggaaaatgaatttGATTAAGTGGCAAGATATTATGAAGAAACTTGAGACAAAATCctaaaagaatttattttcataaaatctaGCATGTTTCCTGTCTTATGATAATCTTGAGTAAATAGGTGAATTAGTAGGTAGATTGATAGACTGGCTGCTACAAAGGCCTAATATTGACACAGGAGACAAATACGAAGTGGAGAATGGTCTTGCTAAGCAAGGCGTATTACCTTCCCTCTGTTCCACTCCCCAAAAGGACAATGAGTATTTTATACTTCTCTTCTTCCCAAAGCCCTATATGGTGTGCTGTCGTGGTATGTTTTTGCTAAAACACTATAATGTGTCATTTCATAGATGATACTGAAGCTTATGTTCTGCCCAAATCTCTGTACAAAGCACATTCTAGTTTTGTTATGGATCTGTGGCTCATCATAGTATATAGAGTTTTATAGGGAAAAGACAGGTTCTTTATCAGACCAGATCTGGAAGAGGAGCTTGAAGACATGAATGTCCAGAAGCTTGTCTATTTTTTCCAACAAAGTCAGCTTGTCTACAAACCTTGTCTTGATGACACTCTTACACTTCCTTCCTAGCTACTACAAAACTACTTGCATGAAATACATAAATCGCCTTTGCACTGAAATTGGAAAATTATTCTCACATAAAATCTGGTTATTGCTATATATggatattttcttccctttttcctttctccctttctctttcttcctccctcttccttccttcttttctttccttctttctttctctttcctttctttcttccctttctctatctttctttcatttaactgaaAGCCATAAGCATCATTTATTTGCATAATTGCTTCATTGAAACTGCAAAGAAGCTCTCATTTAATTGCCATGCATATGATCATATTCACCTAATTTAGTATAAATGTCCCCTGCTGTTTCAATTGGACATCTGTCTTAAACTGTtgtgagggaaaagaaaacagtatattTCACCCTAGAAATGGCACAGTTGAATGATACATGAATGTTCAGTTAATTTTGGTCTTCTCTTCCACAGTACTTCTTCTTTCCTTTATCTTTAATTCTCCTGAGCAAAAAAgtcatattttgtatttatttaaatccacagaattataaaaaatatattcgATAAAAGTCTgtgttttcccctttcccttctcctctcctctccacatTGGAAGAAAGACTTGCCTTAGAGGATAGTGCTTCTGGCTCAAGCTCAGCCTCAATTTTGACTGCTGGCGGTTTCTTTCCACGTGGATTCATCACTATTGATTTTTGTTCCAGATTTTAAGATATAGGCATGTATAGCCGGTCACATTCCCAATGCCAGTCTTATACAGATTTTCTAGCTCTCCCATGGCTAATACCTGAGCCCTCCACATGCCTGAATACAACCCGTCCCAGCAGGCTTGGGGGTAGGAAGCCCAACACCAGCTAGAGGGTGTGTGTGCACCACTGACTGCGGAGGCTCGCAAAGACATAATCCGAAATGGGAAGGATGAACGCGCTGAGCTCCATGCTGCCACAGGGACACGGACGGTTTCCTTCCAGTGACTTTGCAGAGTGGGCAGGCACAGTCTCTTCTGTACAGTCATACAGGAAGCTTGCAGAGCAGGAAACTCAGATATGTATGTCTTAGGCTAATAACTCTGTCTAATATCTATGTCCCCTCCTTTTTGAATCACATGCAAATGCTAAAAGACAGCAGGAAACAATCCAGTCTGCAGATTTCTCATGGGAACCATGTCCTAAAATGTGGACAACTGTCCAAAGGATTTCTTGAAGAGCCAGCTGGTAACTTGCTCTTGCAAAAGTGCTCTGAGACaggtaaaagaaaaagcatttggaTTTTTGACAGAAGTGTCAAAGCCAGAATTTGGACAGTTTTAGCATAAGTGATGACCAAAAACCTCCCAGAGATTTCCCTTTTCCAGTTACAGAGGAGTATACAGCGGAAACAGATTGCCAGCAttttatttcacttaaaaaatattttaaaaggttgaTCTTAAGAAATAGATATTAAGGTCAATATAAGAACAGTTTAATTCAGAGACATATACTGACAGTGAAACCAATTACCTTTATCTTGAACAAAGCACCCTTCTGAAGGAAAATACTTGTTGATTTAGATTAAAAACAGATGCCAGACAATGTGCTGGCCAGTGTTCTACTGAGAAACACTCAGTGTAAGCTCAAAGTGGTCTCCACTTTCAAAGTAGTGGGAGCAGTAAGTGCTTGGCATCTTTGCAAAACTCTCTCTCTCCAATTCAATACCCCACATCAGAGGCACCTGAGACACCTGTGTTCTTTAACTTATCTGCAGTCTAATCCTTCCCAcccacacacaaatatataaaatggaaataacaatTTAAAGCTATCTACATAAATACAGCTTTGAAATGCACTAATGTATATTATTACCTGAATCAGGAGAGCACTTATGCACAGCACAAACTCACATCCAAATTGCAAGTGGAGAACAAGATTTCTTCTCTAAATTTGGGGACAATATCAGGTTGCGCTGAGAGGATTAGTATAAACAGAGGGGAAAGGAAATGAAGGCTGAGAATGGTccaggagggaaaaaggaaagggcAAGGAAAAATGGtcaaaaaaagaaagctctgGGAAGTAAATGGTTTGCAATTACTTTAGGCAGCTCACTTAATCTTCTTGCAGTTTAAGTTTCtcacttttgaaaatggaaaaaacatcTACTTATTACCAAGAGGTGGGCTGGTAATTCATGTTGAAAAGTGCTCTGAGGTTCTTGGAAGAAAGGTACTTTTAAAACTGTAAAGTATCATCACCCTTGAAACATCTGTTGTTATGCCATAGTAAGACTGTGGATTTCAAAACTGCTGCTGAAAACTAATGCAGAAGGAAAGCAACAACCCCTTCAATAATGAATACTTGGCCAATCCTAGCATTTCTACCCATGATACCATCAACAGACAAATACCGGTGGGAAGAATGGGTAAGAAAATATCTTAAGTATGTATTTTACTAAGTCTCTCATCTGGGAAAGCTAGTTTGCTAAGTGTACAGCTGCAAGTAGCATAATCAGTTTAGAAATTTGTGTTTACTCTCATTTTATTTCCTCCTGGGGAACTGTAACCAAGCTGCCAGCATGACGAAACCACCACTGAGGAAGTCAGTGAAGGAAAGCGCTAGTCTATGGTATTCTCCTAGTTCATGACAGTCACGCTCCGCTAACTCTGTCCCTTTATTTCAGGATCCTAAGGAGTTCACCTTAGAATTTTTTTCCATCTACTTACTGAAACACAGCATGTGTCCTTTCAAACCCTGCATTCACATTATTTACCAGCTCCCAGTGTTGCACCTTTAATGTGAACCCATAACTCAGTTCCTTGTGCTGGCAGCAGTCACTGCTTCAGAGAAGGGAGGAGTACAGAGATGCACCCCAAGCCTTTCCATTTTGGTCCATCTCTGTGCCTTTTTGAGATTCTCTGCTTAGGTTAACAGCATGTCTCAGTCTCTTTCCAGATTGTTAATAACTTGCAAAACAGAGTGTAGTTGCTGGCATTCCCTTTACTTCATCTCTTCTGCCGGCAAGCgctaaggaaagagaaaaagatttaaGATACAACCAGAGCATAGGGACAAAGAGGCTTAGAAATTGAAGTCTGGTCTTCTACCTGTGTCCTCAAACCTCTCTCATCTTGCAGGTAAGAATTCTATCAAAAACCAGATTATCCTAACCCAGAGCTAGGCTGGTTTAACTCAGTTTATTTCCCTGTGCCTGAAGAAGAGGTGGAGACAGCACTGCCTTTATTGCACTCTATAAGTGCATCCCTAATGCACTTACGGATCCAAGCCCAGGCCAGTTCTGCGAATGAGTCCTGGAGAAAGTCAGACCTGTTTTGCCAGTCAGAAATCCACTGCTATTAACACAGCAGATTATTGCATACCTGCATGGAGACTCCTTTCCCTAAGGACATCCTTGAAGGAAGTATATGGAGGGGTCTGCGCACTAGGAAACCTTGTCGTCATGGCTGCTTACCAGTGAGCCTTGCTAGCAGGGAGCTGGGGTTAGATTCGCTCAACTCCATGCTCTTGTGAGTGTCCTAGTAGTGCTGGTCTAGCTCCTGCTCTAGTTGGTGTATATCTCCCTTGATCAAAGGACCTCATTGGAGAACTGTAGCTTGGTCATTTCCATCTCTCAAGATGGAAATCTAACTCTTCAAATCTAACTTTTCAATTGTGAGACTTTGCAGATTTTCCACCAGCCAGATGTGGGATTTTTTCCTTCTATCACATAAAGAGTAGTCCCAAAAGTATCCACAGAACAGCAACAAAGACATCTACTTACCTTTCCAGATCATGAAATCCAACAGCAAAATAATATTCACTCTTCTTACAAAATTCGGCAGGACCTATGatgcctctttcttctccttcttttctcACTTAACAAGCATTGGCTAATAATCTCCAGGGCTGTATCAACACCTTCTTTTGTCTTGGCAGAGCACTCCAGGTAAGCATATGCCCCAATGCTGGCAGCCAAAgcttttccttttgcagtgctAATTGGCTCTTTGCCTGGAGTGGCTAGTTTCTGCTTGACACCTTCATCATCCCTTAGCTCTATCTTGGTAGCCACCAGAATAATAGGTACTGTGGAACAGAAGAGTTTGATTTCTGGAACCCAAATATCAAGGATGTTTTGCAGTGAGTCTGGCCTGTCCACAgaaaagcacattaaaataaTGTCTGTGTCCTgataggaaactgagcggagattTTGGTAACTGGCTTCATCCTTCCCTGCCACATCGAAGAGAATTAGCTTCACATCCTTCCCATCTACCTCTATGTCAGTGGCGTAAGTGTCAAACACAGTTGGCTCATAGCATTTGGGAAGCTGTTCGTGGCGTAGAGCAAAGAGGAGGCATGTCTTACCACAGCTGTCATCTCCAACAACAGTTAGCTTTCTCCTAAGAGCAGCCATGCCTTGAAAACCAAGATGAGGTAAAAAATGAATTAATccagtgccctttttttttttttttttaatagcttttgtgAAGAGTAGAAGGAGAATGGAAGAAGAAATCCTATTATTTTGGAATTCTTCCCATATCTCATCTCCATACTTCTGTCCTACCTGTGTTCCCCCTTTTTTGGCCTT is drawn from Apteryx mantelli isolate bAptMan1 chromosome 3, bAptMan1.hap1, whole genome shotgun sequence and contains these coding sequences:
- the LOC106487685 gene encoding rho-related GTP-binding protein RhoB-like; amino-acid sequence: MAALRRKLTVVGDDSCGKTCLLFALRHEQLPKCYEPTVFDTYATDIEVDGKDVKLILFDVAGKDEASYQNLRSVSYQDTDIILMCFSVDRPDSLQNILDIWVPEIKLFCSTVPIILVATKIELRDDEGVKQKLATPGKEPISTAKGKALAASIGAYAYLECSAKTKEGVDTALEIISQCLLSEKRRRRKRHHRSCRIL